The following proteins are co-located in the Streptomyces sp. DT2A-34 genome:
- a CDS encoding pirin family protein — protein sequence MSNLDREPVPAVCGGRGFVVAEPVRELLSPRHVKLGESTEVRRLLPNLGRRMVGAWCFIDHYGPDDISDEPGMQVPPHPHMGLQTVSWLHEGEVLHRDSTGSLQTIRPRELGLMTSGRAISHSEESPKSHARYLHGAQLWVALPDSHRHTDPHFEHHAELPVVTAPGLRATLILGGLDGATSPGTTYTPIVGADLALSRGADVRLPLEPDFEYAVLSMSGEAHVDGVPVLPGSMLYLGCGRTELPLRAESDAGLMLLGGEPFEEELIMFWNWIGRSQEEIVQACEDWMEGTRFGEVKGYDGAPLPAPTLPPVPLKPRGRVR from the coding sequence ATGAGCAATCTTGATCGCGAGCCGGTGCCCGCCGTCTGCGGCGGCCGCGGTTTCGTCGTGGCGGAGCCCGTACGCGAACTTCTCAGCCCTCGCCACGTCAAGCTCGGCGAGTCCACCGAAGTCCGCCGTCTGCTGCCCAACCTGGGCCGACGCATGGTCGGTGCCTGGTGCTTCATCGATCACTACGGCCCCGACGACATCTCCGACGAGCCCGGGATGCAGGTGCCGCCGCACCCGCACATGGGGCTGCAGACGGTGAGCTGGCTGCACGAGGGAGAGGTGCTGCACCGGGACTCCACGGGCAGCCTCCAGACGATCCGTCCGCGCGAGCTGGGCCTGATGACCTCCGGCCGGGCGATCAGCCACTCCGAGGAGAGCCCCAAGTCCCACGCCCGCTACCTGCACGGCGCCCAGCTGTGGGTCGCCCTCCCGGACAGCCACCGCCACACCGACCCGCACTTCGAGCACCACGCCGAGCTGCCGGTCGTCACGGCCCCGGGCCTGCGGGCCACGCTGATCCTCGGCGGCCTCGACGGCGCGACCTCACCCGGCACGACGTACACCCCGATCGTCGGCGCCGACCTCGCCCTCTCACGCGGCGCCGACGTACGCCTCCCCCTGGAACCCGACTTCGAGTACGCCGTCCTGTCCATGTCCGGCGAGGCCCACGTGGACGGCGTGCCGGTACTGCCCGGCTCCATGCTCTACCTCGGCTGCGGACGCACTGAACTCCCGCTGCGCGCGGAGTCGGACGCCGGGCTGATGCTCCTCGGCGGTGAGCCGTTCGAGGAGGAGTTGATCATGTTCTGGAACTGGATCGGGCGATCTCAGGAAGAGATCGTACAGGCGTGTGAGGACTGGATGGAAGGGACACGGTTCGGGGAGGTGAAGGGGTACGACGGGGCTCCACTGCCCGCACCGACCCTGCCGCCGGTGCCGTTGAAACCGCGGGGAAGAGTACGCTGA
- a CDS encoding MarR family winged helix-turn-helix transcriptional regulator: MSKGSENVSPGFLVWRLSTKWRVAVDRAVTPLGLTHAQYALVASLYGMQRRGERPSQRRLADHTGLEPLYVSKLARSLETAGLLERTRDPRDPRAVQLALTEQGRERTRQAIKVVQGLLQQLLAPLGGLDSARTREFTHDLATLLDAPLGPLATDSESDKEQS; this comes from the coding sequence ATGAGTAAGGGTTCCGAGAACGTCTCGCCCGGTTTCCTGGTGTGGCGCCTGTCCACGAAGTGGCGGGTCGCGGTCGACCGGGCCGTGACCCCGCTGGGGCTCACCCACGCGCAGTACGCGCTGGTGGCCTCGCTGTACGGCATGCAGCGCCGCGGAGAGCGTCCCAGTCAGCGGCGCCTCGCCGACCACACCGGGCTCGAACCGCTGTACGTCTCCAAGCTGGCACGTTCCCTGGAAACCGCCGGCCTCCTCGAACGCACCCGGGATCCCCGCGACCCGCGCGCGGTGCAGCTGGCGCTGACCGAACAGGGACGTGAGCGGACCCGGCAGGCGATCAAGGTCGTCCAGGGGCTCCTGCAGCAGCTGCTGGCGCCGCTCGGCGGCCTGGACAGCGCCCGCACCCGGGAGTTCACACACGACCTGGCGACCCTGCTCGACGCACCTCTTGGCCCGCTTGCCACCGACAGCGAGTCCGACAAGGAGCAGTCATGA
- a CDS encoding MarR family transcriptional regulator, which produces MTATTPLVDPRVIALAHYAARAVLERALDRHGATFQQSVTLRLAAVADGPVERGHVIDGVVGALKIDAAQAHSVVDELIAAELLAPQGPSQVRITDTGQELHDRTSAATAPITARIYAGIPTEDLAAAGRVLTLITERANAELAATAQRPSEAVTQ; this is translated from the coding sequence ATGACCGCCACCACTCCCCTGGTCGACCCCCGAGTCATAGCTCTGGCCCACTACGCCGCCCGCGCGGTCCTCGAGCGCGCGCTGGACCGCCACGGCGCGACATTCCAGCAGTCGGTCACGCTCCGACTCGCCGCCGTCGCCGACGGGCCGGTCGAGCGGGGCCACGTCATCGACGGTGTCGTAGGCGCGCTGAAGATCGACGCCGCGCAGGCACACTCCGTGGTCGACGAGCTGATCGCCGCGGAACTGCTGGCCCCTCAGGGGCCGTCCCAGGTGCGGATCACGGACACCGGACAGGAGCTGCACGACAGGACTTCCGCCGCGACCGCCCCCATCACCGCCCGGATCTACGCCGGTATCCCGACCGAGGACCTGGCCGCCGCCGGACGCGTGCTGACCCTGATCACCGAGCGGGCCAACGCCGAACTCGCCGCCACGGCCCAGCGCCCCAGTGAAGCAGTGACCCAGTAG
- a CDS encoding tetratricopeptide repeat protein, with the protein MDTTYYDHGTPAERWERAQMFFDAKDYAAAARVLGQLVEEAPQQTATRLLLARAYYHSAQLRRAEDELRVIVERDPVEHYARLMLGRTLQRQGRHEEAEPHMRLAAALAGDFERL; encoded by the coding sequence GTGGACACGACGTACTACGACCACGGAACACCGGCCGAGCGCTGGGAGCGCGCGCAGATGTTCTTCGACGCCAAGGACTACGCCGCCGCAGCGCGCGTCCTCGGCCAACTGGTCGAGGAGGCCCCGCAGCAGACCGCGACGCGGCTGCTGCTGGCACGCGCGTACTACCACTCGGCCCAACTGCGGCGCGCGGAGGACGAGTTGCGCGTCATCGTCGAGCGCGACCCTGTCGAGCACTACGCCCGGCTGATGCTGGGACGCACCCTGCAACGGCAGGGGCGGCACGAGGAAGCCGAGCCGCACATGCGCCTCGCCGCGGCGCTGGCGGGTGACTTCGAGCGGCTCTGA
- a CDS encoding PepSY domain-containing protein: MSTAPSTATEETTQPDAPASAPRRWAPLRPLVLRLHFYAGVLVAPFLLVAAATGFLYAGAFQAEKVVYVHEMTVPVGDAKLPMSEQVAAARKAHPEGTVSAIRPSPADDATTRVLLSGVKGVDADHTLAVFVDPYTAKVRGALEQYGSTGALPLRTWIDEFHRDLHLGANGRLYSELAASWLWVIAGGGLMLWFSRRRALRKVRGTSGRRRTLGLHGTVGVWAAAGFFFLSATGLTWSAYAGANIDELRTSLGQATPSVSASAGGDHAAHGAAAGTGGSGEHGVGLDKVLAAARAEGLGDPVEIVPPADASSAYVVRQVQRSWPTKQDSAAIDPATGEVVDVLRFADYPVLAKLTRWGIDLHTGVLFGLANQIALMLLALSLIVLIVWGYRMWWQRGRGSAFGRPIPRGAWQQVPPQILVPLVAVVAVLGYFVPLFGISLAAFIVVDVVLGEVAHRRGKRTPAEAN; the protein is encoded by the coding sequence ATGTCCACCGCTCCCTCGACCGCCACCGAGGAGACGACGCAGCCCGACGCCCCGGCCTCGGCGCCCCGCAGATGGGCACCGCTGCGCCCGCTCGTCCTGCGTCTGCACTTCTACGCCGGAGTGCTCGTCGCGCCGTTCCTGCTCGTCGCCGCGGCCACGGGCTTCCTGTACGCCGGCGCGTTCCAGGCCGAGAAGGTCGTGTACGTCCACGAGATGACCGTCCCGGTCGGCGACGCGAAGCTGCCGATGTCCGAGCAGGTCGCCGCCGCGCGCAAGGCCCATCCCGAGGGCACGGTCTCGGCGATCCGGCCCTCCCCGGCGGACGACGCGACCACCAGGGTCCTGCTGTCCGGCGTCAAGGGCGTCGACGCCGACCACACGCTCGCCGTGTTCGTCGACCCGTACACCGCGAAGGTGCGCGGCGCCCTCGAACAGTACGGCTCGACCGGCGCGCTGCCCCTGCGCACCTGGATCGACGAGTTCCACCGCGACCTGCACCTCGGCGCGAACGGCCGCCTCTACAGCGAGCTCGCCGCGAGCTGGCTGTGGGTGATCGCGGGCGGCGGCCTGATGCTGTGGTTCTCCCGCCGCCGCGCCCTGCGCAAGGTGCGCGGGACCAGCGGGCGCCGCCGCACGCTCGGTCTGCACGGCACGGTCGGCGTCTGGGCGGCGGCCGGGTTCTTCTTCCTCTCGGCGACCGGTCTGACCTGGTCGGCGTACGCCGGCGCCAACATCGACGAGCTGCGCACCTCGCTCGGCCAGGCCACCCCGTCCGTCTCGGCCTCGGCGGGCGGCGATCACGCGGCTCACGGCGCCGCCGCGGGCACCGGCGGGAGTGGCGAGCACGGCGTCGGTCTCGACAAGGTCCTGGCCGCCGCGCGCGCCGAGGGCCTGGGTGACCCGGTGGAGATCGTGCCGCCCGCCGACGCCTCGTCCGCGTACGTGGTGAGGCAGGTGCAGCGCAGCTGGCCGACGAAGCAGGACTCGGCCGCGATCGACCCGGCCACCGGCGAGGTCGTCGACGTGCTGCGGTTCGCCGACTACCCGGTGCTGGCCAAGCTGACCCGCTGGGGCATCGACCTGCACACGGGCGTCCTCTTCGGCCTGGCCAACCAGATCGCCCTGATGCTGCTCGCGCTCTCGCTGATCGTGCTGATCGTGTGGGGCTACCGCATGTGGTGGCAGCGCGGCCGCGGCTCGGCTTTCGGTCGCCCCATCCCACGGGGCGCCTGGCAGCAGGTGCCCCCGCAGATCCTGGTCCCGCTGGTGGCGGTCGTCGCCGTACTCGGCTACTTCGTGCCGCTGTTCGGTATCTCGCTGGCCGCCTTCATCGTGGTGGACGTCGTCCTCGGAGAGGTGGCCCACCGGCGGGGGAAGCGGACGCCCGCGGAAGCGAACTAG
- a CDS encoding peptide deformylase, with protein MATPSDRAPLAEQVEQLLATEGPLTIVAAGDPVLRRPTERFDGQLEPALLARFVEALRITMHAAPGVGLAAPQVGVALRIAVIEDPAPVPEEVRLARGRVPQPFRVLVNPSYEPVGAARAAFFEGCLSVPGYQAVVARHAEVRLTGEDEQGRAVDEVFTGWPARIVQHETDHLDGVLYLDRAELRSLASNQAIAERWAEPTPARAAEALGFELP; from the coding sequence ATGGCAACTCCGAGCGATCGCGCACCCCTGGCCGAGCAGGTCGAGCAACTCCTGGCCACCGAGGGCCCGTTGACCATCGTGGCGGCCGGCGACCCGGTGCTGCGGCGTCCCACCGAACGCTTCGACGGCCAGCTGGAGCCGGCGCTGCTGGCCCGCTTCGTCGAGGCGCTGCGGATCACCATGCACGCGGCGCCGGGCGTCGGCCTCGCCGCACCGCAGGTCGGTGTGGCGCTGCGGATCGCGGTGATCGAGGACCCGGCGCCGGTGCCGGAGGAGGTGCGGCTGGCGCGCGGGCGGGTGCCGCAGCCGTTCCGGGTGCTGGTGAACCCGTCGTACGAGCCGGTCGGCGCCGCTCGTGCCGCGTTCTTCGAGGGCTGTCTGAGTGTGCCGGGCTATCAGGCGGTGGTGGCCCGGCACGCCGAGGTGCGGCTGACGGGCGAGGACGAGCAAGGGCGGGCGGTCGACGAGGTGTTCACGGGGTGGCCCGCCCGTATCGTGCAGCACGAGACGGACCACCTCGACGGGGTTCTCTACCTGGACCGGGCCGAGTTGCGCTCGCTCGCCTCGAACCAGGCGATCGCGGAGCGCTGGGCGGAGCCGACGCCCGCGCGGGCCGCCGAGGCGCTGGGCTTCGAGCTGCCGTGA
- a CDS encoding ABC-F family ATP-binding cassette domain-containing protein has protein sequence MITISGVDVRVGARLLLSGISFHISPGDRIGLVGRNGAGKTTLLNTLAGTLPPAAGTVTRTGEVGHLPQDSRAADPTITVTDRILSARGLDGAVRALRRAEEAMADGTRRAMDAYVRVEARFQAAGGYAAEAEAARVAAGLGLPARLMGRPLGALSGGQRRRVELARILFAGHGTLLLDEPTNHLDADSVAWLRTFLAGHHAGLVLISHDTSLLAATVNRVFHLDPQRATIDVHNTGWDAYLAQREADERRRARERANSERKAASLHAQAEKMRARVATAVAAKNMARRADRMLADLEPARRSDKVARIRLPEPEPCGRIPLGAVGLSKAYGDHRVLAGVDLAVDRGSRLVVLGPNGAGKTTLLRVLAGQERPDGGRVVHGHGLRLGYFAQEHDTLDPDATARTQLASAAPHLTHGEVRRVLGAFLFSGDDADKRVGVLSGGEKTRLALAGLVHSGANVLLLDEPTNNLDPASRAEVLAAVGTYPGAIVMVTHDAGAIEALRPDRVLLLPDCEEDLWSEEYLEWVAG, from the coding sequence ATGATCACCATCAGTGGTGTCGACGTGCGCGTCGGCGCGCGTCTGCTGCTGTCCGGCATCTCCTTCCACATCTCCCCCGGCGACCGCATCGGCCTGGTCGGCCGCAACGGCGCCGGAAAGACCACCCTGTTGAACACGCTGGCCGGCACGCTGCCCCCGGCCGCCGGGACGGTGACCCGCACCGGCGAGGTCGGGCATCTGCCCCAGGACTCCCGCGCCGCCGACCCGACGATCACCGTCACCGACCGGATCCTGTCCGCGCGGGGCCTCGACGGGGCCGTACGCGCCCTGCGCCGTGCCGAGGAGGCCATGGCCGACGGTACGCGGCGTGCGATGGACGCCTATGTGCGCGTCGAGGCCCGGTTCCAGGCCGCCGGCGGTTACGCCGCGGAGGCCGAGGCGGCCCGGGTGGCCGCGGGTCTCGGGCTTCCGGCCCGGCTGATGGGCCGGCCGTTGGGTGCGCTGTCGGGCGGACAGCGCCGTCGCGTGGAGCTGGCCCGCATCCTGTTCGCGGGGCACGGCACCCTGCTGCTGGACGAGCCGACGAACCACCTGGACGCGGACTCGGTCGCCTGGCTGCGCACGTTCCTGGCCGGCCATCACGCGGGGCTCGTGCTGATCAGCCACGACACGTCCCTGCTCGCCGCCACGGTGAACCGGGTGTTCCACCTGGATCCGCAGCGCGCCACGATCGACGTGCACAACACCGGCTGGGACGCCTACCTCGCCCAGCGGGAGGCCGACGAGCGGCGGCGGGCTCGGGAGCGGGCGAACTCCGAGCGCAAGGCGGCGTCGCTGCACGCTCAGGCCGAGAAGATGCGCGCCCGCGTGGCGACGGCCGTGGCCGCGAAGAACATGGCCCGCCGCGCCGACCGTATGCTCGCCGACCTCGAACCGGCCCGGCGCAGCGACAAGGTGGCCAGAATCCGGCTGCCCGAACCGGAGCCGTGCGGCCGTATCCCCCTGGGCGCCGTCGGCCTCAGCAAGGCGTACGGCGACCACCGCGTGCTGGCGGGCGTCGATCTGGCCGTCGACCGGGGCAGCCGTCTGGTCGTTCTCGGGCCCAACGGCGCGGGAAAGACCACGCTGTTGCGCGTCCTGGCCGGTCAGGAACGTCCCGACGGCGGCCGGGTGGTCCACGGGCACGGACTGCGCCTGGGCTACTTCGCCCAGGAACACGACACGTTGGACCCGGATGCGACGGCGCGCACACAACTGGCCTCGGCTGCCCCGCATCTGACCCACGGTGAGGTCCGGCGTGTCCTCGGCGCGTTCCTGTTCTCCGGCGACGACGCGGACAAACGGGTCGGTGTCCTCTCCGGAGGGGAGAAGACTCGCCTGGCCCTGGCGGGCCTGGTCCATTCCGGCGCCAACGTGCTGCTCCTGGACGAGCCCACCAACAACCTCGACCCCGCTTCCCGGGCCGAGGTCCTGGCCGCGGTGGGCACGTATCCGGGCGCGATCGTCATGGTCACCCACGACGCGGGCGCCATCGAGGCGCTGCGCCCGGACCGGGTCCTGCTGCTACCGGACTGCGAGGAGGATCTGTGGAGCGAGGAGTACCTCGAGTGGGTGGCCGGATGA